The genomic window CAGCCAGGGCAGCAGACCCTTCACGGCCGCCCTCCCGGGGTGGCCCTCACGGCCGCCGTCCCGGGTGGCTCACGACCGCCACCGGCCGCGTACCAGGCGGCGGACCAGGGGCGGGGCGATCCAGGACCAGAGGCAGTAGAGCAGCCAGCCGAGCGCCACGACGAGCGCGGGGATGTAGAGCTTGGCCAGGTTGAGTACGGCGATGCTGCCCACCGCGATCAGCCACATGCGGATGCCCAGCCGGTAGAGCGGCCGCAGCGGGAGCAGCAGCGGATGGGTGTAGACGCGGGTCTCCCAGGCCGCGTCGGCGTAGTCCGGGTCGTTCGGGTCGTGCGCGACCGCCCGGCCGAAGGAGCGGTGTGCGTCCACGATCCGGCCGCGCTCCACGGCGATCCCGCCGTGCATGGCCAGCGCCACCGGATGTTCCGGATACCGACCGAGGAACTCCCGGGCCACCCGCTCGGCCGCCCGGTCGTCGCCGCGGGCGTACGCGAGCTGGACGCGGCTGGCGTAGACGGCCGGGCTCTCGGGCGCCAGCTCGGCGGCGCGGGCGAGCAGGCGGCTCGCCTTGTCGGTCTGGCCGACCGTGACGCAGAGGTCGGCGTACTGGCAGAGCAGCCACGGGTCCTGCGGTTCGAGTGCCAGCGCGTCGAGCAGCGCCCGCTCGGCCGGGGCGAAGGCGCCCTGACTCCGGAGCGCGACGCCCAGCCGGCCGAGCAGCTCGGCGTCCGGCCCGACCTCGGCCAGCCCCTGCCGGGCCACCTCGGCCACCTCGTCCCAGCGGTCCAGCGTGCTGAGCGCCAGCGCCCGCAGCCGGTACGCGTGCCGGTCGGTGGCCACCGACCCGGGCAGCCGGCCCAGCTCCTCCAGCGCCTGCTCCGGCCGGTTCATCTCGAGCAGGCCGACCACCCGGGCGAGCTGGTCCACCTCTGCGGTCACCGGAGCGCCGCCGCGACCACGATGAGGACCGCCTCGATGATGCCGAGCCCCAGCGCCGCCGCGATCCCCGGCTTCACCAGCGAGGCCGGCGCGCCGCCGCGCATCTCGTACGTGCGGAACAGGCCCTTCTGTGTCAGGTTGGCCACCGCCCAGACCAGTACGCCGGAGAGGGCCCCGACCAGCCGGGCCGACCCCGACGTGCGGCCGTCGAGCAGCACCACGGTGATCACCAGCCGGGCGACGAGGGCGGCCGCTCCGGTGCCGGCGATCGCCAGGGTGGCCCCGGTGGGCAGGCGGAGCCGGCGGGCGTTGACCAGGGCCAGCACGGTGGCCGCGAGTGCCCCGCCGAAGACCGCGGGGTAGACCAGCGAGCCGGGCCGCCAGGGCGGGCGGCGCTCGGCGTACGCGGCGGGGGTGATGGTGGGGGTGAAGAGGTCATCGGCCACGGTCGTTCCTGTCTGAGGGGCTGGGCGGGATCCTGCCACAGCCGGCCATCTGCCGGATGCCCCGTGTGCAGGGTGACGTTGCCATGAACGACTTGACGGCGGGTCGGATCAGTAGGAAGGTATGGCTGCCCTAAGTTAACTGAGGCGTGCCTAACTGATCACGGAGTACCGATGTTCGCCACGTACCTGATCGGCCTGCGGGAAGGCCTAGAAGCGACCCTCGTGGTCAGCATCCTGGTCGCGTTCCTCGTGAAGTCGCAGCGACGGGACAGGCTGCCGCAGGTCTGGGCCGGCGTCGGACTGGCCGTGGTGCTGTCGGTCTTCTTCGGCTGGCTGATCGAGTACACCTCGACCTCGCTGCTGGCCCGCTCCGAGGACCGTGAGCTGTTCGAGGCGGTCACCTCGGTCGCGGCCGTCGTCTTCGTGACCTGGATGATCTTCTGGATGCGCAAGGCCGCCCGGACGATCGCCGGTGAGCTGCGCGGCAAGCTCACCGAGGCGCTCGCGGTCGGCTCCCTCGCGGTGGCCGGCATGTCCTTCCTCGCGGTGATCCGGGAAGGGCTGGAGACGGCGCTGATCTTCTACTCGGCCGCCCAGAGCGCCGCCGGCGGCGCCGGACGTGGACCGTTGCTCGCGCTGCTCGGCGGCATCGCCACCGCGGTGGTGATCGGCTTCCTGCTCTACCGCAGCGCTCTGAAGATCAACCTGAGCAAGTTCTTCACCTGGACCGGCGCGCTGCTCATCCTGGTCGCCGCCGGCATCCTCAAGTACGGCGTGCACGACTTCCAGGAGGCCGGCGTGCTGCCCGGCCTGAACAACCTGGCCTTCGACATCTCCTCGGTGCTCGACCCCAGCACCTGGTACGCGGCGCTGCTCGGCGGCATGTTCAACATCACCGCCACCCCGAGCGTGCTGGAGATGGCGGCCTGGGTCGCCTACGCGGTGCCGGTGCTGGTGCTCTTCCTCCGCAAGCCGGCCGCCCCGACCAAGCTCGCCGCCACCCCGGCCACCGCCGCCCCGGCCACTGCCACCCCGGCCACTGCCACCCCGGCCACGCCCGCCGCCGCCCCGACGGACGCCGCCCCGGCGACGACCGGCGAGCCGACGGCCGCCGTCCCGGCCGAGCCCGTCACCGACGCCCCGGCCTCCGCGCGCCAGCGCGCCTGATCCGCCTTCTCGAGGAGAGACAGCTCTGATGCGTACCACCCGTTTCGCCGTGCTCGCCGCCGCCGGCGTGCTGGCCGTCACCGGCGTCACCGCCTGCAGCAACGACACCGAGGGGAAGTCGGCCGCCAAGGCCGGCAACGCGGTGAAGGTCAAGGCCACCGATACCGCCTGCGAGGTGGACGTCACCGAGCTGGCCGCCGGTCAGGCCACCTTCTCGGTGACCAACTCCGGCAGCAAGGTCAACGAGTTCTACGTCTACGCGGCCGGCGACCGGGTGATGGGCGAGGTCGAGAACATCGCCCCCGGGCTGAGCCGCGAGCTGCGCGTCGAGCTGCCCGCCGGCACGTACGAGACCGCCTGCAAGCCGGGGATGAGCGGGCGCGGCATCCGCGGCGCTCTGAAGGTCAGCGGCACCGCCGCGAGCGTCGCCCCGGACGCCGCGCTGGGCCAGGCCACCGCCAGCTACCAGCGGTACGTGACCAGCCAGACCGCCGCGCTGCTGACGAAGACCGAGGAGTTCGTGGCCGCGGTCAAGGCCGGCGACGTGGCGAAGGCGAAGGCCCTGTACCCGGTGGCCCGCACCTACTGGGAGCGGATCGAGCCGGTAGCGGAGATCTTCGGCGACCTGGACCCGAAGATCGACGGCCGGGAAGAGGTCATCGAGGAGGGCATGGCGTTCACCGGCTTCCACCGCATCGAGAAGGACCTCTGGACGACCGGCGACATCAGCAAGGACGGCCCGATCGCCGACCAGCTGCTGGCCGACATCAAGGAGATCGTGGCCAAGGCCAACGCCGAGAAGCTCAACCCGCTCCAGCTCGCCAACGGCGCCAAGGAACTCCTCGACGAGGTGGCCAGCGGCAAGATCACTGGCGAGGAGGACCGCTACTCGCACACCGACCTCTGGGACTTCAGCGCCAACCTGGAGGGCTCGAAGGCCGCCATCGCCGCACTCCGCCCCGCTCTGGAGCAGCGCTCTCCCGAGCTGGTCAAGCAGCTCGACACCGAGTTCGCCAACGTCGAGGCGACGCTCGGCAAGCACCGCGCGGGCGACGGCTGGAAGCTGCACACCGCGCTCAGCAAGACCGAGCTGAAGGAACTGTCGGACAGCATCAACGCCCTTGCCGAGCCGATCAGCAAGGTAGCCGCGGTCGTCGCCCGGTGACGACCAACCCCGGAGGTGCAGCGATGAGCGAGCAGAACACCACTGGTGAGGCGCCGTCCGCCGACGCGCCGCGCGGGACGACGCTGTCCCGGCGCCGGGCCATCACCCTGGCCGGCGTCGGGGTCGCCGGAGTGGCCGGCGTCGCGGCCGGCGCGGGCGCGCTGGTCCGGGGCTCGGACCACGCGGAGGCGAACGAGGGCGTCGCCGCCAGTGCCGTGCCGTTCCTCGGCGCGCACCAGGCCGGCATCACCACCCCGGCCCAGGACCGGCTGCACTTCGTCGCGTTCGACGTGATCACCAAGGATCGGGCCCGGCTGGTCTCGCTGCTGCAGGAGTGGACGGCCGCCGCCGCCCGGATGACCGCCGGAAAGGACGCCGGGCTGATCGGCGCGGTCGGTGGCATGCCGGAGGCGCCGCCGGACGACACCGGCGAGGCGCTCGGGCTGCCCCCGTCGCAGCTCACCCTCACCGTCGGCTTCGGCCCGACGCTCTTCCGCGACGCCCAGGGCAAGGACCGGTTCGGCATCGCGGACAAGCGGCCGGCCGCGCTGGCCGACCTGCCGCACTTCGCCGGGGACGCGCTGCGCCCCGAGATCTCCGGCGGGGACATCTGTGTCCAGGCCTGCTCCAACGACCCGCAGGTGGCGGTGCACGCCATCCGTAACCTGGCCCGGATCGGCATGGGCGTGGTCAGCGTCCGCTGGTCGCAGCTCGGCTTTGGGCGTACCTCGTCGACCTCGCGGGACCAGGCCACCCCGCGCAACCTCTTCGGCTTCAAGGACGGCACCGCCAACCTCAAGGCCGAGGACGCCGGGCTGCTGCGCGAGCAGCTCTGGGCCCAGCCGGGCGACGGACCGGACTGGATGACCGGCGGGTCGTACCTGGTCACCCGCAAGATCCGGATGCTGATCGAGACCTGGGACCGAACCTCGCTGGTCGAGCAGGAGCAGATCGTCGGCCGGACCAAGGGCAGCGGCGCGCCGCTGGGCAAGCGCGCCGAGTTCGACGAGCCGGACTTCGCCGTGAAGGGCGACGACGGGGAGCCGGTGATCGCCGAGGCCGCGCACGTCCGGCTCGCCCACCCGACCCAGAACGACGGCGCCCGCCTGCTGCGCCGCGGCTACAACTTCGTGGACGGCTCCGACGGGCTGGGGCGGCTCGACGCCGGTCTCTTCTTCATCGCCTACCAGCGGGACCCGCGCAAGCAGTTCGTGCCGATTCAGACCCGGCTGTCCCGGCACGACGCGATGAACGAGTACCTGCGCCACGTCTCCAGCGGCGTGTTCGCCTGCCCGCCGGGCGTCCGCGACGCCGCCGACCACTGGGGACGCGCGCTCTTCGGCTGACGCCGGCCGGGGCCGGTCAGCCGGCCGGGTGCTCGGCGTCGACCGGGGCGGGCTGCGCGCGTACCGGATCGGGCTGGGTGGGGACGGCGAGCGCCGGCGCGGTCGCCGCCGGCGCGGTCGTCGCCGGCGCGGTCGCCGCCGGCGCGGTCGCCGCCGGCGCGGTCGCCGCCGGCGCGGTCGCCGCCGGCGGCGGCGCCGCCGGCGGCGGCGCCGCGACCGGCGACGTGGTCAGCTCGGGCCAGAGCATCGCGGCGACCCCGCGGGTACGCCGCAGCCGGTCCACGGCCCGACGGTGCCGCTCGGCCAGCACCGCGGCCAGGTAGACGGATTCCGGCGCGGCCCACGGCGGCGGCGGGGTGATCACGGCGCCCACCTCGGCCCAGAGTTCGCGCCCCAGCCGGGCCCGCTCCGGCTCCACCAGCTGGTGCACCCGGCCCAGGTACTGCCGGGCGGCCAGGGCCAGCCCGTCGTCCAACCGGGTCAGGTCCAGGGTGTGCGCCCAGCCGAGCAGCGCCGGGACGGCCAGCGGGACCGGCCGCCACACCGCCGCGCCCCGGGTGTGCACGACCATCGTGCCGGCCACCAGGTCGCCGAGCCGCCGCCCGCGCGGGTCGGTCAACATCACCGTCACGCTCGCCACCCAGCTCAGCAGCGGCAGCACCAGCCCCGGCCACTCCACCGCGACGCCCACCAGGGCCCGGGTCAGCGACTGCCCGACCCCGACCGGACCGCCGTCGGCGCGGACCACCCGCAGGCCCACCGCCAGCTTGCCGATCGTCCGGCCGCCGACGAAGCGTTCCATCAGCACCGGATACCCGACCAGCACCAGGACCAGCAGCACCGTCTGCAACGCGCCCGTCAGGGCGGCGTCCACGATCGCGGTGGGCAGGAAGAGCAACAGCAGGGACAGCCCGGCCGAGAGCGCCGCCGCCAGGACCACCTGGACTAGCAGGTCGATCAGCAGGGCGAGCACCCGGGAGCCGAGCCGGGCCGCCCGGACGTCCAGCTCCACCGCCTCGCCACTGACCAGGCCCGCGTCGGCCCACCGGTCCGCGGACCGCGCCGGTGCGGGAGGTTGCGCTCTCACCCGGACAGTGAACACTATGGGCGCCGGACGGGGGAGGACGAGTGGATCTCGACGCGTACGTGGCGGAGCACGGCGCCGAGTGGCGGCGGCTGGAACAACTCTCCGGCCGGCGCCGCCTCGACGCCGCCGAGGTCGACGAGCTGGTCGCGCTGTACCAGCGGGCGGCCACCCACCTCTCCGTGCTGCGCAGCCGCTCACCCGACCCGGCGCTGGTCAACCGCCTCTCCCACCTGGTGCTGGCGGCCCGGGCCCGGATCACCGGCCGGCCCCGGCCCTCCTGGGCGGCGGTGCGCCGGTTCCTCGTCGCCGACCTGCCGGCCGCCCTCTACCGGGCCTGGCCCTGGTGGTGCGGAGTGGCCACCGCGTTCAGCGCCCTCAGCGGTTTCCTCATCTGGTTCGTCGCCGGGCACCCGGAGACCGCCGCCGCGTTCATCGGCGATGAGGCCGCCGCCGACCTGGTGGAATCCGGCTTCGCCGGTTACTACACGGAGTTCGCCGCGCCCACCTTCGCCTTCCACCTCTGGACGCACAACGCCTGGATCGCCGCCCAGTGCCTCGCCGCCGGGGTGCTGGTGCTGCCGGTGTTCTACCTGCTCTGGCAGAACGCGCTGAACCTCGGCGTGGTCGGCGGGGTGATGGTCGCCTACGACCGGGCGGACGTCTTCTTCGGCCTGATCACCCCGCACGGGCTGCTGGAGCTGACCGGGATCTTCGTCGCCGCCGGGGTCGGCCTGCGGACCGGGTGGGCGTGGATCGCGCCGCCGGCCCACCTCAGCCGCGGTCGGGCGGTCGCCGCCGCCGGCCGCTCCGCCATCGTGGTCGCCGTCGGCCTGGTCGGGCTCTTCGCCGTGTCGGCGCTGCTGGAGGCGTTCGTGACCCCGGCGCCCGTGCCGGTCGCCGTCCGCATCGCGATCGGCGCCGCCGTGTGGCTGGCCTTCCTGGCGTACGCGCTGCTGCTCGGTCGGTACGCGGCCACCCGCCCCGCGGCGGGGCCGGCCGAGGCGGCTGGACGCTCCTATGCCGCGTCAAGTGGTTGGGGCGGGGTTTCCAGGCGTCGGTAGATTTCGCGGGCGACGTAGCGTTTGAGGCAGCGTTTAATCTCGCGGTCGGTTTTGCCTTGGGCGCGGCGGCGGTCGGCGTAGGCGCGGGTGCGTTCGTCGCGTTGTAGCCGGGTCAGGACGATGGTGTGCAGGGCGCGGTTGAGTTGGCGGTCGCCTGAGCGGTTGAGCCGGTAGCGGACGGTCTTTCCCGACGAGGCGGGAATCGGCGCGGCGCCGGCGAGCATGGCGAACGCGGCGTCGTCGCGGCAGCGCCCGGGGTGGGACCAGGCGGTGAGCACGGTGGCGGCGACGATCGGTCCGACGCCGGTGAGGGTGAGAAGGTCCGGTCGCCAGGTGCGGACGATCGCGCGGATCGCCTTTTCGTGGTCGGCGGCTTCGGCTTCGAGGAAGCGGACGCGGCGGGCGAGGTCCCGCAGCACGGTCAGGCAGGTGAACACGTCAACATTTGCGCTGGTGGTAGGGCGCAGTCGGGTGGCGGTGGTGAGCATGATCCGGGTGCTCTGGCCGCGGAAGCGGGCCCGCACCACCTCAGGAGCGGTGATCACCAACGCGTGCAGCTGCCGCTGGGCGTCGGCGCTGGCTTCCACGGCCGCCCGGCGGGCGGTCAGCCGCACCTGCAGCGCTGCTCGTTGCGCCCCGGTCTTGGGCTGAGCCAGCCGCGTGCGGGCCAGGGCGTCGCGAGCGGCGCGTTCGGCGTCGATCGGGTCGGACTTCGCCCCGGCGCGGCGGGCCGGGCGCAGCGGACGGTCCAGTTCGACGACCAGTTCACCGGCGTCGGCCAGGTGCCGGGCCAGGCCGGCGCCGTAGCCACCGGAGCCTTCCAGCGCCCAGGCCCGCAGCCCCGAATGCTGCTCGGCCAGGGCCACCAGTTGCGCGTAGCCATCCGGATCGGTGGCGACCGTGGCCCTGGCCAGCACCCCGCCGGTGCGGGTATCCAGTAGCGCGGCGGTGTGGGTGTCTTTGTGGGTGTCGACGCCGATGACGACCTCGACCAGATCTGCCAGCATGGACATGCGTTCTCTCCTCACCGTGGGGACGCAAGGGTCCGGTCCGGTGCGGAGATGGCAGGACTGTGATGAGACACGCCAGCCGCTAACTGGCGGTCAAGCTCCTGATCAGGCCAACGTCTCCCGCCGGGCCGGCGCCGGCAGCAGCAGGCGGACAAGTCCCGCCAAAGGCACGAAGCCAGTCAGAGCAAGAGTCACGCCCGCCACCACCAGCTGTCAGCTCACCACTGCTGAACCGACCCCGCCACCCTCACAGTCAGAGCTGGCCGAGCGCCTTGAGCCGCAGGTAGGTGTCGGCGACCGTCGGGGCCAGCCGGTCGGCGGGGGCGTCCACGACGGTCACGCCGTGCCGGGCCAGGGCGGCGCGGACCCGGTCCCGCTCGGCCAGCGCCCGCCAGGCCGCCGCGGCGGCGTACGCGCCGTCCGGCCCGCTCGGCGGGTCGGTGGTGAGCCCGGTCAGCACCGGGTCGTGGGTCGCGGCGATCACCACCCGGTGACGGGCGGCGAGCCGGGGCAGCACGGGCAGCAGCCCCTCGCCGAGCGCACCGGCCTCCAGTGCGGTGAAGAGCACCACCAGGCTGCGCTGCCGTTCCCGGCGTAGCACCTCACCGGCGATCAGCTCGAAGTTCGTCTCCACCAGCGCCGGCTGGAGCGGGGCGACCGCGTCGACCAGCCGGGAGAGCAGGGCGGGGCGGCCGGTGCCGGTCACCGTCGCCCGGACCGCCGCGTCCGCCGCGATCAGGTCGACCCGGTCACCGGCCCGGGCGGCGAGCGCGGTGAGCAGCAGGGCCGCGTCGATGGCCGTGTCCAGCCGCGGCTCGTCGCCGACCCGTACGGCGGAGGTCCGGCCGGTGTCCAGGACGCAGACCAGGCGCCGGTCCCGCTCCGGCCGCCAGGTGCGGACCAGCACGTCGGCACGGCGCGCGCTGGCCCGCCAGTCGATCGAGCGCACGTCGTCGCCGACCACGTACTCGCGCAGGGTG from Micromonospora kangleipakensis includes these protein-coding regions:
- the efeB gene encoding iron uptake transporter deferrochelatase/peroxidase subunit; protein product: MSEQNTTGEAPSADAPRGTTLSRRRAITLAGVGVAGVAGVAAGAGALVRGSDHAEANEGVAASAVPFLGAHQAGITTPAQDRLHFVAFDVITKDRARLVSLLQEWTAAAARMTAGKDAGLIGAVGGMPEAPPDDTGEALGLPPSQLTLTVGFGPTLFRDAQGKDRFGIADKRPAALADLPHFAGDALRPEISGGDICVQACSNDPQVAVHAIRNLARIGMGVVSVRWSQLGFGRTSSTSRDQATPRNLFGFKDGTANLKAEDAGLLREQLWAQPGDGPDWMTGGSYLVTRKIRMLIETWDRTSLVEQEQIVGRTKGSGAPLGKRAEFDEPDFAVKGDDGEPVIAEAAHVRLAHPTQNDGARLLRRGYNFVDGSDGLGRLDAGLFFIAYQRDPRKQFVPIQTRLSRHDAMNEYLRHVSSGVFACPPGVRDAADHWGRALFG
- a CDS encoding IS110 family transposase; translated protein: MSMLADLVEVVIGVDTHKDTHTAALLDTRTGGVLARATVATDPDGYAQLVALAEQHSGLRAWALEGSGGYGAGLARHLADAGELVVELDRPLRPARRAGAKSDPIDAERAARDALARTRLAQPKTGAQRAALQVRLTARRAAVEASADAQRQLHALVITAPEVVRARFRGQSTRIMLTTATRLRPTTSANVDVFTCLTVLRDLARRVRFLEAEAADHEKAIRAIVRTWRPDLLTLTGVGPIVAATVLTAWSHPGRCRDDAAFAMLAGAAPIPASSGKTVRYRLNRSGDRQLNRALHTIVLTRLQRDERTRAYADRRRAQGKTDREIKRCLKRYVAREIYRRLETPPQPLDAA
- the efeO gene encoding iron uptake system protein EfeO, encoding MRTTRFAVLAAAGVLAVTGVTACSNDTEGKSAAKAGNAVKVKATDTACEVDVTELAAGQATFSVTNSGSKVNEFYVYAAGDRVMGEVENIAPGLSRELRVELPAGTYETACKPGMSGRGIRGALKVSGTAASVAPDAALGQATASYQRYVTSQTAALLTKTEEFVAAVKAGDVAKAKALYPVARTYWERIEPVAEIFGDLDPKIDGREEVIEEGMAFTGFHRIEKDLWTTGDISKDGPIADQLLADIKEIVAKANAEKLNPLQLANGAKELLDEVASGKITGEEDRYSHTDLWDFSANLEGSKAAIAALRPALEQRSPELVKQLDTEFANVEATLGKHRAGDGWKLHTALSKTELKELSDSINALAEPISKVAAVVAR
- a CDS encoding DUF58 domain-containing protein: MTWRAALLLGAGALTLPAWPAPFLGVAVMTGLVLLLVAADWALAAPLHAVGATRSGDRTVRLGGTATVTLHLANTSGRTLRAQVRDAWVPSAGARPDVPPQRVLLVAAGDTAALPVRLTPARRGDRPAAALTVRSFGPLRLAFRQRAGRPGTPPWTLRVLPRFDSRRHLPEKLARLRIIDGIQVSRGRGQGTEFDTLREYVVGDDVRSIDWRASARRADVLVRTWRPERDRRLVCVLDTGRTSAVRVGDEPRLDTAIDAALLLTALAARAGDRVDLIAADAAVRATVTGTGRPALLSRLVDAVAPLQPALVETNFELIAGEVLRRERQRSLVVLFTALEAGALGEGLLPVLPRLAARHRVVIAATHDPVLTGLTTDPPSGPDGAYAAAAAWRALAERDRVRAALARHGVTVVDAPADRLAPTVADTYLRLKALGQL
- a CDS encoding tetratricopeptide repeat protein, yielding MTAEVDQLARVVGLLEMNRPEQALEELGRLPGSVATDRHAYRLRALALSTLDRWDEVAEVARQGLAEVGPDAELLGRLGVALRSQGAFAPAERALLDALALEPQDPWLLCQYADLCVTVGQTDKASRLLARAAELAPESPAVYASRVQLAYARGDDRAAERVAREFLGRYPEHPVALAMHGGIAVERGRIVDAHRSFGRAVAHDPNDPDYADAAWETRVYTHPLLLPLRPLYRLGIRMWLIAVGSIAVLNLAKLYIPALVVALGWLLYCLWSWIAPPLVRRLVRGRWRS
- a CDS encoding RDD family protein, which gives rise to MRAQPPAPARSADRWADAGLVSGEAVELDVRAARLGSRVLALLIDLLVQVVLAAALSAGLSLLLLFLPTAIVDAALTGALQTVLLVLVLVGYPVLMERFVGGRTIGKLAVGLRVVRADGGPVGVGQSLTRALVGVAVEWPGLVLPLLSWVASVTVMLTDPRGRRLGDLVAGTMVVHTRGAAVWRPVPLAVPALLGWAHTLDLTRLDDGLALAARQYLGRVHQLVEPERARLGRELWAEVGAVITPPPPWAAPESVYLAAVLAERHRRAVDRLRRTRGVAAMLWPELTTSPVAAPPPAAPPPAATAPAATAPAATAPAATAPATTAPAATAPALAVPTQPDPVRAQPAPVDAEHPAG
- a CDS encoding stage II sporulation protein M, whose amino-acid sequence is MDLDAYVAEHGAEWRRLEQLSGRRRLDAAEVDELVALYQRAATHLSVLRSRSPDPALVNRLSHLVLAARARITGRPRPSWAAVRRFLVADLPAALYRAWPWWCGVATAFSALSGFLIWFVAGHPETAAAFIGDEAAADLVESGFAGYYTEFAAPTFAFHLWTHNAWIAAQCLAAGVLVLPVFYLLWQNALNLGVVGGVMVAYDRADVFFGLITPHGLLELTGIFVAAGVGLRTGWAWIAPPAHLSRGRAVAAAGRSAIVVAVGLVGLFAVSALLEAFVTPAPVPVAVRIAIGAAVWLAFLAYALLLGRYAATRPAAGPAEAAGRSYAASSGWGGVSRRR
- the efeU gene encoding iron uptake transporter permease EfeU, with protein sequence MFATYLIGLREGLEATLVVSILVAFLVKSQRRDRLPQVWAGVGLAVVLSVFFGWLIEYTSTSLLARSEDRELFEAVTSVAAVVFVTWMIFWMRKAARTIAGELRGKLTEALAVGSLAVAGMSFLAVIREGLETALIFYSAAQSAAGGAGRGPLLALLGGIATAVVIGFLLYRSALKINLSKFFTWTGALLILVAAGILKYGVHDFQEAGVLPGLNNLAFDISSVLDPSTWYAALLGGMFNITATPSVLEMAAWVAYAVPVLVLFLRKPAAPTKLAATPATAAPATATPATATPATPAAAPTDAAPATTGEPTAAVPAEPVTDAPASARQRA